The following coding sequences are from one Acomys russatus chromosome 16, mAcoRus1.1, whole genome shotgun sequence window:
- the Fmnl1 gene encoding formin-like protein 1 isoform X6 encodes MGNAAGSAEQPAGPTASPPKQPAVPKQPMPAAGELEERFTRVLNCMNLPPDKVQLLSQYDNEKKWELICDQERFQVKNPPAAYIQKLKSYLDTGGVSRKVAADWMSNLGFKRRVQESTQVLRELETSLRTNHIGWVQEFLNEENRGLDVLLEYLAFAQCSVAYDMESTDNVASSTEKSKPLEQSVEDLSKAPPSSVPKSRLTIKLTPAHSRKTLRNSRIVSQKDDVHVCIMCLRAIMNYQSGFSLVMNHPACVNEIALSLNNKNPRTKALVLELLAAVCLVRGGHDIILSAFDNFKEVCGEQHRFEKLMEYFRNEDSNIDFMVACMQFINIVVHSVENMNFRVFLQYEFTHLGLDLYLERLRLTESDKLQVQIQAYLDNVFDVGTLLEDTETKNAVLEHMEELQEQVALLTERLRDAENDSMAKIAELEKQLSQARKELETLRERFSESTPLGTSRRIPEPEKMPAPTMVRRPSALELKVEELEEKGLIRILRGPGDVVSIEILPGAVATPSGDDVPAPRVPTDSPSPAESVPGAVSPPPPPPPPPPPPPPPLPNLQSQQEAHSSAPPLAPPLPGSAEPPPAPPLPGDLPSPPPPPPLGTNGPVPPPPPPPPGGPPDTLGGQGPEIGPGVKTKKPIQTKFRMPLLNWVALKPSQITGTVFTEINDEKVLQELDMNDFEEQFKTKSQGPSLDISALKGKAAHKAPTKATLIEANRAKNLAITLRKGNLGADRICQAIETYDLQTLSLDFLELLTRFLPTEYERSLIDRFEKEQRPMEELSEEDRFMLRFSRIQRLPERMNTLTFLGNFPDTAQLLMPQLNAIIAASMSIKSSDKLRQILEIVLAFGNYMNSSKRGAAYGFRLQSLDALLEMKSTDRKQTLLHYLVKVIADKYPQLTGFHSDLHFLDKAGSVSLDSVLGDVRSLQRGLELTQREFVRQDDCLVLKEFLRANSPVMDKLLADSKTAQEAYESVVEYFGENPKTTSPSMFFSLFSRFTKAYKKAEQEVEQWKKEAVADTSGREEPPAPKSPPKARRQQMDLISELKRKQQKEPLIYESDRDGAIEDIITVLKTVPFTARTGKRTSRLLCEASLGEEMTL; translated from the exons aactGTATGAACTTGCCTCCAGACAAGGTCCAGCTGCTGAGCCAATATGACAATGAGAAGAAATGGGAGCTTATCTGTgaccag GAACGGTTTCAAGTCAAGAATCCCCCCGCAGCCTACATCCAAAAGCTGAAGAGCTACCTGGATACTGGCGGGGTCAGCCGAAAGGTAGCAGCCGATTGGATGTCCAACCTGGGG TTTAAGAGGCGAGTTCAGGAGTCTACCCAGGTGCTGCGGGAGCTGGAGACTTCCCTGAGGACAAACCACATTGG GTGGGTGCAGGAGTTCCTTAACGAAGAGAACCGAGGCCTGGATGTCCTGCTTGAGTACCTGGCCTTCGCCCAGTGCTCTGTCGC GTATGACATGGAAAGTACAGACAATGTGGCCTCTAGCACAGAGAAGAGCAAACCCCTGGAACAGTCCGTGGAAGACCTCAGCAAGGCGCCACCCTCGTCTGTGCCCAAAAGTCGCCTGACCATCAA GCTGACCCCCGCCCACAGCAGGAAGACCCTGAGGAACTCCCGAATCGTCAGCCAGAAGGATGATGTCCATGTGTGCATCATGTGCCTCAGAGCCATCATGAACTACCAG TCTGGCTTCAGCCTTGTTATGaaccacccagcctgtgtcaacGAGATCGCTCTGAGCCTTAACAACAAGAACCCCAG aacCAAGGCCCTGGTGCTGGAGCTGCTGGCCGCTGTGTGCCTCGTGCGGGGAGGACATGACATCATTCTTTCAGCGTTTGATAACTTCAAGGAG GTGTGCGGGGAGCAGCACCGATTTGAAAAGCTGATGGAATATTTCCGGAACGAAGACAGCAACATTGACTTCATG GTGGCTTGCATGCAGTTCATCAACATTGTGGTACACTCGGTGGAGAACATGAACTTCCGTGTCTTCTTGCAATATGAGTTCACTCACCTGGGTCTGGACCTGTACTTGGAG AGGCTCCGGCTCACCGAGAGTGACAAGCTGCAGGTGCAGATCCAAGCCTACCTGGACAATGTCTTTGATGTGGGAACCCTGCTGGAGGACACAGAGACTAAGAACGCAGTGCTGGAGCACATGGAAGAGCTGCAGGAGCAGGTGGCACTG CTGACAGAGCGGCTTCGGGACGCAGAGAACGACTCCATGGCCAAGATCGCTGAACTGGAGAAGCAGCTAAGTCAGGCCCGCAAGGAATTGGAGACCCTGAGG GAGCGCTTCAGCGAGTCGACCCCCTTGGGCACTTCCAGACGAATCCCTGAGCCTGAGAAAATGCCTGCCCCAACCATGGTGCGACGACCCTCAGCTCTAGAGCTGAAAGTGGAGGAGCTTGAGGAAAAGGGGTTAATCCGTATCCTGCGGGGGCCGGGGGACGTCGTCTCCATTGAGATCCTCCCAGGCGCTGTGGCGACACCAAGCGGTGACGATGTACCAGCTCCGAGGGTGCCCACTGATTCCCCTAGCCCAG CAGAGTCGGTTCCTGGAGCAGTATCACCACCGCctccgccgccgccaccaccaccaccgccgccaccccCACTACCCAACCTCCAGTCCCAACAGGAAGCCCATTCCTCGGCACCCCCgctggccccgcccctcccagGCTCCGCAGAGCCTCCACCTGCACCACCGTTGCCTGGAGACCTgccgtccccacccccaccacccccacttgGTACTAATGGACCAGTGccgccaccacccccaccacctccggGAGGACCCCCAGATACCCTTGGAGGACAAGGCCCAGAGATCGGCCCAG GGGTGAAGACCAAGAAACCCATCCAGACCAAGTTCCGGATGCCGTTGCTGAACTGGGTGGCACTGAAACCCAGCCAGATCACAGGCACTGTCTTCACTGAGATCAACGATGAAAAGGTGCTGCAG GAGTTAGACATGAATGACTTTGAGGAACAGTTCAAGACCAAATCTCAAGGCCCCAGCCTGGACATCAGCGCCCTAAAGGGAAAGGCAGCCCACAAAGCCCCCACCAAGGCAACTCTCATCGAGGCCAACCGGGCCAAGAATTTGGCCATCACCCTGCGCAAGGGCAATCTAGGGGCAGACAGAATCTGCCAGGCCATTGAGAC GTATGACCTACAGACCCTCAGCCTGGATTTCTTGGAGCTGTTGACCCGCTTCCTGCCCACAGAGTATGAGCGCAGCCTCATAGACCGATTTGAGAAGGAGCAGCGGCCGATGGAGGAGCTGTCCGAGGAGGACCGATTCATGCTGCGCTTCAGCCGCATCCAGAGACTGCCAGAGCGCATGAACACACTCACTTTCCTGGGCAACTTTCCAGACACGGCTCAGCTGCTCATGCCG CAACTGAATGCCATCATCGCAGCCTCAATGTCCATCAAGTCCTCTGACAAGCTTCGTCAGATCCTGGAG atTGTCCTGGCTTTCGGCAACTACATGAACAGTAGTAAGCGTGGGGCCGCCTATGGTTTCCGACTTCAGAGTCTGGATGCG TTGTTAGAGATGAAGTCGACTGACCGAAAACAGACATTGCTGCACTACTTGGTGAAGGTCATTGCTGACAAGTACCCACAGCTCACGGGCTTTCACAGCGACCTGCATTTCTTGGACAAGGCAGGCTCAG TGTCCCTGGACAGTGTCCTGGGGGATGTGCGCTCCTTGCAGCGAGGTCTGGAGTTGACCCAGCGAGAGTTTGTGCGGCAGGATGACTGCCTGGTACTCAAGGAGTTCCTGAGGGCCAACTCTCCCGTCATGGACAAGCTGCTCGCAGACAGCAAGACAGCTCAG GAGGCTTATGAGTCTGTGGTGGAGTACTTTGGAGAAAATCCCAAGACCACATCCCCCTCcatgtttttttccctcttcagcCGCTTCACCAAGGCCTATAAG AAAGCGGAACAAGAGGTGGAAcagtggaagaaggaagcagtTGCAGACACCTCAGGCAGGGAAGAGCCTCCGGCACCCAAG TCTCCACCCAAGGCCAGGCGGCAACAGATGGACCTCATCTCTGAGCTGAAACGGAAGCAGCAGAAAGAACCGCTCATCTACGAGAGTGACCGGGATGGGGCCATCGAAGACATCATCACAG TGCTCAAGACAGTACCCTTCACTGCCCGCACCGGCAAGCGGACATCCCGGctcctctgtgaggccagcctgggagaggAGATGACCCTCTAG
- the Fmnl1 gene encoding formin-like protein 1 isoform X4, whose protein sequence is MGNAAGSAEQPAGPTASPPKQPAVPKQPMPAAGELEERFTRVLNCMNLPPDKVQLLSQYDNEKKWELICDQERFQVKNPPAAYIQKLKSYLDTGGVSRKVAADWMSNLGFKRRVQESTQVLRELETSLRTNHIGWVQEFLNEENRGLDVLLEYLAFAQCSVAYDMESTDNVASSTEKSKPLEQSVEDLSKAPPSSVPKSRLTIKLTPAHSRKTLRNSRIVSQKDDVHVCIMCLRAIMNYQSGFSLVMNHPACVNEIALSLNNKNPRTKALVLELLAAVCLVRGGHDIILSAFDNFKEVCGEQHRFEKLMEYFRNEDSNIDFMVACMQFINIVVHSVENMNFRVFLQYEFTHLGLDLYLERLRLTESDKLQVQIQAYLDNVFDVGTLLEDTETKNAVLEHMEELQEQVALLTERLRDAENDSMAKIAELEKQLSQARKELETLRERFSESTPLGTSRRIPEPEKMPAPTMVRRPSALELKVEELEEKGLIRILRGPGDVVSIEILPGAVATPSGDDVPAPRVPTDSPSPAESVPGAVSPPPPPPPPPPPPPPPLPNLQSQQEAHSSAPPLAPPLPGSAEPPPAPPLPGDLPSPPPPPPLGTNGPVPPPPPPPPGGPPDTLGGQGPEIGPGVKTKKPIQTKFRMPLLNWVALKPSQITGTVFTEINDEKVLQELDMNDFEEQFKTKSQGPSLDISALKGKAAHKAPTKATLIEANRAKNLAITLRKGNLGADRICQAIETYDLQTLSLDFLELLTRFLPTEYERSLIDRFEKEQRPMEELSEEDRFMLRFSRIQRLPERMNTLTFLGNFPDTAQLLMPQLNAIIAASMSIKSSDKLRQILEIVLAFGNYMNSSKRGAAYGFRLQSLDALLEMKSTDRKQTLLHYLVKVIADKYPQLTGFHSDLHFLDKAGSVSLDSVLGDVRSLQRGLELTQREFVRQDDCLVLKEFLRANSPVMDKLLADSKTAQEAYESVVEYFGENPKTTSPSMFFSLFSRFTKAYKKAEQEVEQWKKEAVADTSGREEPPAPKSPPKARRQQMDLISELKRKQQKEPLIYESDRDGAIEDIITDLRNQPYIRADTGRRSARRRPPGPPLQVTADLSL, encoded by the exons aactGTATGAACTTGCCTCCAGACAAGGTCCAGCTGCTGAGCCAATATGACAATGAGAAGAAATGGGAGCTTATCTGTgaccag GAACGGTTTCAAGTCAAGAATCCCCCCGCAGCCTACATCCAAAAGCTGAAGAGCTACCTGGATACTGGCGGGGTCAGCCGAAAGGTAGCAGCCGATTGGATGTCCAACCTGGGG TTTAAGAGGCGAGTTCAGGAGTCTACCCAGGTGCTGCGGGAGCTGGAGACTTCCCTGAGGACAAACCACATTGG GTGGGTGCAGGAGTTCCTTAACGAAGAGAACCGAGGCCTGGATGTCCTGCTTGAGTACCTGGCCTTCGCCCAGTGCTCTGTCGC GTATGACATGGAAAGTACAGACAATGTGGCCTCTAGCACAGAGAAGAGCAAACCCCTGGAACAGTCCGTGGAAGACCTCAGCAAGGCGCCACCCTCGTCTGTGCCCAAAAGTCGCCTGACCATCAA GCTGACCCCCGCCCACAGCAGGAAGACCCTGAGGAACTCCCGAATCGTCAGCCAGAAGGATGATGTCCATGTGTGCATCATGTGCCTCAGAGCCATCATGAACTACCAG TCTGGCTTCAGCCTTGTTATGaaccacccagcctgtgtcaacGAGATCGCTCTGAGCCTTAACAACAAGAACCCCAG aacCAAGGCCCTGGTGCTGGAGCTGCTGGCCGCTGTGTGCCTCGTGCGGGGAGGACATGACATCATTCTTTCAGCGTTTGATAACTTCAAGGAG GTGTGCGGGGAGCAGCACCGATTTGAAAAGCTGATGGAATATTTCCGGAACGAAGACAGCAACATTGACTTCATG GTGGCTTGCATGCAGTTCATCAACATTGTGGTACACTCGGTGGAGAACATGAACTTCCGTGTCTTCTTGCAATATGAGTTCACTCACCTGGGTCTGGACCTGTACTTGGAG AGGCTCCGGCTCACCGAGAGTGACAAGCTGCAGGTGCAGATCCAAGCCTACCTGGACAATGTCTTTGATGTGGGAACCCTGCTGGAGGACACAGAGACTAAGAACGCAGTGCTGGAGCACATGGAAGAGCTGCAGGAGCAGGTGGCACTG CTGACAGAGCGGCTTCGGGACGCAGAGAACGACTCCATGGCCAAGATCGCTGAACTGGAGAAGCAGCTAAGTCAGGCCCGCAAGGAATTGGAGACCCTGAGG GAGCGCTTCAGCGAGTCGACCCCCTTGGGCACTTCCAGACGAATCCCTGAGCCTGAGAAAATGCCTGCCCCAACCATGGTGCGACGACCCTCAGCTCTAGAGCTGAAAGTGGAGGAGCTTGAGGAAAAGGGGTTAATCCGTATCCTGCGGGGGCCGGGGGACGTCGTCTCCATTGAGATCCTCCCAGGCGCTGTGGCGACACCAAGCGGTGACGATGTACCAGCTCCGAGGGTGCCCACTGATTCCCCTAGCCCAG CAGAGTCGGTTCCTGGAGCAGTATCACCACCGCctccgccgccgccaccaccaccaccgccgccaccccCACTACCCAACCTCCAGTCCCAACAGGAAGCCCATTCCTCGGCACCCCCgctggccccgcccctcccagGCTCCGCAGAGCCTCCACCTGCACCACCGTTGCCTGGAGACCTgccgtccccacccccaccacccccacttgGTACTAATGGACCAGTGccgccaccacccccaccacctccggGAGGACCCCCAGATACCCTTGGAGGACAAGGCCCAGAGATCGGCCCAG GGGTGAAGACCAAGAAACCCATCCAGACCAAGTTCCGGATGCCGTTGCTGAACTGGGTGGCACTGAAACCCAGCCAGATCACAGGCACTGTCTTCACTGAGATCAACGATGAAAAGGTGCTGCAG GAGTTAGACATGAATGACTTTGAGGAACAGTTCAAGACCAAATCTCAAGGCCCCAGCCTGGACATCAGCGCCCTAAAGGGAAAGGCAGCCCACAAAGCCCCCACCAAGGCAACTCTCATCGAGGCCAACCGGGCCAAGAATTTGGCCATCACCCTGCGCAAGGGCAATCTAGGGGCAGACAGAATCTGCCAGGCCATTGAGAC GTATGACCTACAGACCCTCAGCCTGGATTTCTTGGAGCTGTTGACCCGCTTCCTGCCCACAGAGTATGAGCGCAGCCTCATAGACCGATTTGAGAAGGAGCAGCGGCCGATGGAGGAGCTGTCCGAGGAGGACCGATTCATGCTGCGCTTCAGCCGCATCCAGAGACTGCCAGAGCGCATGAACACACTCACTTTCCTGGGCAACTTTCCAGACACGGCTCAGCTGCTCATGCCG CAACTGAATGCCATCATCGCAGCCTCAATGTCCATCAAGTCCTCTGACAAGCTTCGTCAGATCCTGGAG atTGTCCTGGCTTTCGGCAACTACATGAACAGTAGTAAGCGTGGGGCCGCCTATGGTTTCCGACTTCAGAGTCTGGATGCG TTGTTAGAGATGAAGTCGACTGACCGAAAACAGACATTGCTGCACTACTTGGTGAAGGTCATTGCTGACAAGTACCCACAGCTCACGGGCTTTCACAGCGACCTGCATTTCTTGGACAAGGCAGGCTCAG TGTCCCTGGACAGTGTCCTGGGGGATGTGCGCTCCTTGCAGCGAGGTCTGGAGTTGACCCAGCGAGAGTTTGTGCGGCAGGATGACTGCCTGGTACTCAAGGAGTTCCTGAGGGCCAACTCTCCCGTCATGGACAAGCTGCTCGCAGACAGCAAGACAGCTCAG GAGGCTTATGAGTCTGTGGTGGAGTACTTTGGAGAAAATCCCAAGACCACATCCCCCTCcatgtttttttccctcttcagcCGCTTCACCAAGGCCTATAAG AAAGCGGAACAAGAGGTGGAAcagtggaagaaggaagcagtTGCAGACACCTCAGGCAGGGAAGAGCCTCCGGCACCCAAG TCTCCACCCAAGGCCAGGCGGCAACAGATGGACCTCATCTCTGAGCTGAAACGGAAGCAGCAGAAAGAACCGCTCATCTACGAGAGTGACCGGGATGGGGCCATCGAAGACATCATCACAG ATCTTCGGAACCAGCCCTACATCCGTGCAGACACTGGACGTCGAAGTGCTCGCCGGCGCCCCCCGGGACCCCCACTGCAGGTCACTGCTGACCTCTCCCTGTAG
- the Fmnl1 gene encoding formin-like protein 1 isoform X7 produces the protein MGNAAGSAEQPAGPTASPPKQPAVPKQPMPAAGELEERFTRVLNCMNLPPDKVQLLSQYDNEKKWELICDQERFQVKNPPAAYIQKLKSYLDTGGVSRKVAADWMSNLGFKRRVQESTQVLRELETSLRTNHIGWVQEFLNEENRGLDVLLEYLAFAQCSVAYDMESTDNVASSTEKSKPLEQSVEDLSKAPPSSVPKSRLTIKLTPAHSRKTLRNSRIVSQKDDVHVCIMCLRAIMNYQSGFSLVMNHPACVNEIALSLNNKNPRTKALVLELLAAVCLVRGGHDIILSAFDNFKEVCGEQHRFEKLMEYFRNEDSNIDFMVACMQFINIVVHSVENMNFRVFLQYEFTHLGLDLYLERLRLTESDKLQVQIQAYLDNVFDVGTLLEDTETKNAVLEHMEELQEQVALLTERLRDAENDSMAKIAELEKQLSQARKELETLRERFSESTPLGTSRRIPEPEKMPAPTMVRRPSALELKVEELEEKGLIRILRGPGDVVSIEILPGAVATPSGDDVPAPRVPTDSPSPESVPGAVSPPPPPPPPPPPPPPPLPNLQSQQEAHSSAPPLAPPLPGSAEPPPAPPLPGDLPSPPPPPPLGTNGPVPPPPPPPPGGPPDTLGGQGPEIGPGVKTKKPIQTKFRMPLLNWVALKPSQITGTVFTEINDEKVLQELDMNDFEEQFKTKSQGPSLDISALKGKAAHKAPTKATLIEANRAKNLAITLRKGNLGADRICQAIETYDLQTLSLDFLELLTRFLPTEYERSLIDRFEKEQRPMEELSEEDRFMLRFSRIQRLPERMNTLTFLGNFPDTAQLLMPQLNAIIAASMSIKSSDKLRQILEIVLAFGNYMNSSKRGAAYGFRLQSLDALLEMKSTDRKQTLLHYLVKVIADKYPQLTGFHSDLHFLDKAGSVSLDSVLGDVRSLQRGLELTQREFVRQDDCLVLKEFLRANSPVMDKLLADSKTAQEAYESVVEYFGENPKTTSPSMFFSLFSRFTKAYKKAEQEVEQWKKEAVADTSGREEPPAPKSPPKARRQQMDLISELKRKQQKEPLIYESDRDGAIEDIITVLKTVPFTARTGKRTSRLLCEASLGEEMTL, from the exons aactGTATGAACTTGCCTCCAGACAAGGTCCAGCTGCTGAGCCAATATGACAATGAGAAGAAATGGGAGCTTATCTGTgaccag GAACGGTTTCAAGTCAAGAATCCCCCCGCAGCCTACATCCAAAAGCTGAAGAGCTACCTGGATACTGGCGGGGTCAGCCGAAAGGTAGCAGCCGATTGGATGTCCAACCTGGGG TTTAAGAGGCGAGTTCAGGAGTCTACCCAGGTGCTGCGGGAGCTGGAGACTTCCCTGAGGACAAACCACATTGG GTGGGTGCAGGAGTTCCTTAACGAAGAGAACCGAGGCCTGGATGTCCTGCTTGAGTACCTGGCCTTCGCCCAGTGCTCTGTCGC GTATGACATGGAAAGTACAGACAATGTGGCCTCTAGCACAGAGAAGAGCAAACCCCTGGAACAGTCCGTGGAAGACCTCAGCAAGGCGCCACCCTCGTCTGTGCCCAAAAGTCGCCTGACCATCAA GCTGACCCCCGCCCACAGCAGGAAGACCCTGAGGAACTCCCGAATCGTCAGCCAGAAGGATGATGTCCATGTGTGCATCATGTGCCTCAGAGCCATCATGAACTACCAG TCTGGCTTCAGCCTTGTTATGaaccacccagcctgtgtcaacGAGATCGCTCTGAGCCTTAACAACAAGAACCCCAG aacCAAGGCCCTGGTGCTGGAGCTGCTGGCCGCTGTGTGCCTCGTGCGGGGAGGACATGACATCATTCTTTCAGCGTTTGATAACTTCAAGGAG GTGTGCGGGGAGCAGCACCGATTTGAAAAGCTGATGGAATATTTCCGGAACGAAGACAGCAACATTGACTTCATG GTGGCTTGCATGCAGTTCATCAACATTGTGGTACACTCGGTGGAGAACATGAACTTCCGTGTCTTCTTGCAATATGAGTTCACTCACCTGGGTCTGGACCTGTACTTGGAG AGGCTCCGGCTCACCGAGAGTGACAAGCTGCAGGTGCAGATCCAAGCCTACCTGGACAATGTCTTTGATGTGGGAACCCTGCTGGAGGACACAGAGACTAAGAACGCAGTGCTGGAGCACATGGAAGAGCTGCAGGAGCAGGTGGCACTG CTGACAGAGCGGCTTCGGGACGCAGAGAACGACTCCATGGCCAAGATCGCTGAACTGGAGAAGCAGCTAAGTCAGGCCCGCAAGGAATTGGAGACCCTGAGG GAGCGCTTCAGCGAGTCGACCCCCTTGGGCACTTCCAGACGAATCCCTGAGCCTGAGAAAATGCCTGCCCCAACCATGGTGCGACGACCCTCAGCTCTAGAGCTGAAAGTGGAGGAGCTTGAGGAAAAGGGGTTAATCCGTATCCTGCGGGGGCCGGGGGACGTCGTCTCCATTGAGATCCTCCCAGGCGCTGTGGCGACACCAAGCGGTGACGATGTACCAGCTCCGAGGGTGCCCACTGATTCCCCTAGCCCAG AGTCGGTTCCTGGAGCAGTATCACCACCGCctccgccgccgccaccaccaccaccgccgccaccccCACTACCCAACCTCCAGTCCCAACAGGAAGCCCATTCCTCGGCACCCCCgctggccccgcccctcccagGCTCCGCAGAGCCTCCACCTGCACCACCGTTGCCTGGAGACCTgccgtccccacccccaccacccccacttgGTACTAATGGACCAGTGccgccaccacccccaccacctccggGAGGACCCCCAGATACCCTTGGAGGACAAGGCCCAGAGATCGGCCCAG GGGTGAAGACCAAGAAACCCATCCAGACCAAGTTCCGGATGCCGTTGCTGAACTGGGTGGCACTGAAACCCAGCCAGATCACAGGCACTGTCTTCACTGAGATCAACGATGAAAAGGTGCTGCAG GAGTTAGACATGAATGACTTTGAGGAACAGTTCAAGACCAAATCTCAAGGCCCCAGCCTGGACATCAGCGCCCTAAAGGGAAAGGCAGCCCACAAAGCCCCCACCAAGGCAACTCTCATCGAGGCCAACCGGGCCAAGAATTTGGCCATCACCCTGCGCAAGGGCAATCTAGGGGCAGACAGAATCTGCCAGGCCATTGAGAC GTATGACCTACAGACCCTCAGCCTGGATTTCTTGGAGCTGTTGACCCGCTTCCTGCCCACAGAGTATGAGCGCAGCCTCATAGACCGATTTGAGAAGGAGCAGCGGCCGATGGAGGAGCTGTCCGAGGAGGACCGATTCATGCTGCGCTTCAGCCGCATCCAGAGACTGCCAGAGCGCATGAACACACTCACTTTCCTGGGCAACTTTCCAGACACGGCTCAGCTGCTCATGCCG CAACTGAATGCCATCATCGCAGCCTCAATGTCCATCAAGTCCTCTGACAAGCTTCGTCAGATCCTGGAG atTGTCCTGGCTTTCGGCAACTACATGAACAGTAGTAAGCGTGGGGCCGCCTATGGTTTCCGACTTCAGAGTCTGGATGCG TTGTTAGAGATGAAGTCGACTGACCGAAAACAGACATTGCTGCACTACTTGGTGAAGGTCATTGCTGACAAGTACCCACAGCTCACGGGCTTTCACAGCGACCTGCATTTCTTGGACAAGGCAGGCTCAG TGTCCCTGGACAGTGTCCTGGGGGATGTGCGCTCCTTGCAGCGAGGTCTGGAGTTGACCCAGCGAGAGTTTGTGCGGCAGGATGACTGCCTGGTACTCAAGGAGTTCCTGAGGGCCAACTCTCCCGTCATGGACAAGCTGCTCGCAGACAGCAAGACAGCTCAG GAGGCTTATGAGTCTGTGGTGGAGTACTTTGGAGAAAATCCCAAGACCACATCCCCCTCcatgtttttttccctcttcagcCGCTTCACCAAGGCCTATAAG AAAGCGGAACAAGAGGTGGAAcagtggaagaaggaagcagtTGCAGACACCTCAGGCAGGGAAGAGCCTCCGGCACCCAAG TCTCCACCCAAGGCCAGGCGGCAACAGATGGACCTCATCTCTGAGCTGAAACGGAAGCAGCAGAAAGAACCGCTCATCTACGAGAGTGACCGGGATGGGGCCATCGAAGACATCATCACAG TGCTCAAGACAGTACCCTTCACTGCCCGCACCGGCAAGCGGACATCCCGGctcctctgtgaggccagcctgggagaggAGATGACCCTCTAG